The following are encoded in a window of Megalops cyprinoides isolate fMegCyp1 chromosome 16, fMegCyp1.pri, whole genome shotgun sequence genomic DNA:
- the si:ch211-159i8.4 gene encoding matrix-remodeling-associated protein 5, whose translation MAVLVLLLVLPLALHACPRLCSCPGSREVHCTFRHLASPPRNLPKDTERINLGYNSIQAVGVSEFADLQRLEMLMLHGNNIASVSAGAFYHLRSLQILKLSYNKLRTIYPSMFEGLSGLVRLHLDHNIIDFIEPLSFDGLTSLKLLQLEGNHLRDIHPHAFVTLSFLGNFWSSTLRHLHLADNQLEYLQPGTFQYVDKLEVLSIHGNPWSCDCQLHWLLEWNRKREGVIKCKKERDSGVIENCATCSSPQKLNGSQIFQLSPEQLSCEKPTLQSPLKQRESTSWEDTEPDLPYSKDLERPLGHLTFVLSDSHGNRAHVICIVTRPGEGTSMLWKTLKVPGQLSVNVTLMSSLECEIDREELQKLWRLIAYYYESPAILERGVRQDYNDSRATFQYSQAASEDSPYFTDLKGHLTAEPGWLLQPKVTIQLNRRKTTTKKLVLDFTTHISEHISGWGEQGTATFTWAMIKRGDPGRIQSVLEGSEVSLQCKLRSSGKQTVEWMLPDLSILSESHSRLKVSQDGILVIDKASLSDSGLYHCLVRTKTDIDIVSFRLTVRELLLSPNAINGKQMSVNSGESLSLPCSVSSVNPSMTVWYLPSNEILKPSPPKGRVYVSLNGTLTIKKATHEDAGEYSCLAANLYGADMLSHLVEIKGKRDSESPSVSEAREELTSGDILKSSKSSEDGEGEGSGYQEIKWPNPVQTPHRTGGRHNSSRGQFSYGNKGRRVKEGKRKPNKSVKELDPNRWAQILAKAHAKTPTHTLRKLNISNTQPPSTSTFPWSYLNRFPVWPSVQGSRQHPSTPGRAWSYLHPRGRDAGVTNRPEITALTAKPTTFIPASVSPAQGTTITLTLKPPHISSASRDFLLLSRLRNRYRQSQLDAYRLSQLGKIITPKPRINSPNPKPHQAPFSPKTHSPVTPTSLPLATSRPHSTPSILYGSRWHYSHWGPKKLSTALPFPNLMGNGVKPRITSVNVVSVSALAETDVFLPCESSGEPKPALSWTKVSTGATIQASTKHGQRFEVLENGTFVIKNVQLQDRGQYLCTAQNKFGSDRMVITLAVLTQPPKIVPPSSKDISLYLGKSVNLDCLAEGKPQAQISWILPDRTFVREVGLLNTAASLMPNGTLRIHAANFSSKGDYKCIASNAAGADTVTYRLHVAALPPSINEEASERIVIQPGRSVYVHCNSKGEPMPVLKWSLPGGVQIKPSQFLGARFFVFPNGTLYIKSVSSTDSGKYECSATNAVGSARREVQLDIKQEPSSPQRGLSQQHRVTAIYGSTVYLHCPESTNTQRGALWRLPSKTLLDYRYSPERSITAFPNGTLRILQLTEKDGGSYACMFQRPNGEDMELFQVEVLMKPPKIEHLGTAQTRVTYGENFQVDCVASGLPDPEVSWSLPDGTMINNALQSDDSGARSRRYVMFGNGTLLLQQMGKKDEGDYTCYAKNKLGEDEMKVSIRVVVDSPRILSKDQASLWGRLDEPVHMKCEARGDPPPTIIWLSPSNEIISSSSKYQILGDGTLVIRKVSVADRGKYACVARNSAGDDIKNVKLEVEAREPQINGQRGSTTVKGLVVSYQTMLLDCIAEGMPEPRITWTTPYGMSLPTPYLGGRFQVHRNGTLELRGLRKTDEGKFVCLAKNNLGEASLEIDLEVAPLAEKPSFLVPNIEVLPLKLDSSEVTLECHARGKPMPEFVWVLPNSTVLTPGTKLQRFLHYPVNGTLRIFQPVTSDKGVYRCLAKNVAGQAEKRYALEPGRKPQIRGTSGPMKISFGQSLNLPCSVDGWPQATISWTLPSGLILDKPQVVGRVTYLANGTLQLRETATFDRGTYICKATNTFGSSTLSYPVTVMVYPPRITNAPPSITKVNRGSPVKLSCVAAGIPKPDISWTLPGRTTLVPSNRFAAQGGVHMTVEGSLVIQNPVLMNSGIYKCNAKNALGTDFKATYLQVI comes from the exons ATGGCTGTTCTGGTGCTGTTGCTGGTCTTGCCCCTCGCCCTGCATGCCTGCCCCAGATTGTGTAGCTGCCCTGGCTCACGGGAGGTTCACTGCACCTTCCGACACCTTGCATCGCCTCCTCGAAACCTCCCAAAGGACACTGAAAGAATTAACTTGGG ctaTAACAGCATCCAGGCAGTGGGCGTCTCGGAATTTGCAGACCTCCAACGTCTGGAAATGCTTATGCTACATGGGAACAACATAGCGTCAGTGTCCGCCGGAGCCTTTTATCACCTGCGCTCTCTGCAG ATTCTGAAGCTAAGCTACAACAAGCTGAGGACCATCTATCCCAGTATGTTTGAGGGGTTGTCAGGCCTGGTGCGCCTTCATCTTGACCACAACATCATAGACTTCATTGAACCTCTTTCTTTTGATGGGCTGACATCCCTAAAACTGCTTCAGCTGGAGGGCAATCATCTGAGGGACATTCACCCCCATGCCTTTGTTACCCTGTCCTTCCTGGGGAACTTCTGGAGTTCCACCCTGCGCCACCTCCACCTGGCAGACAACCAGCTGGAATACCTGCAGCCAGGAACCTTTCAATACGTGGATAAACTGGAAGTCCTCTCCATACATGGCAATCCTTGGTCATGTGACTGCCAGCTCCATTGGCTTTTAGAGTGGAACAGGAAAAGAGAAG GAGTGATTAAGTGCAAAAAGGAACGAGATTCTGGTGTGATTGAGAACTGTGCCACCTGTTCCTCACCCCAGAAGCTCAACGGCAGCCAGATCTTCCAGCTGTCCCCTGAACAGCTCTCCTGTGAGAAACCTACTCTCCAGTCTCCACTGAAGCAGCGGGAGAGCACCAGCTGGGAGGACACTGAGCCTGACCTTCCGTACAGCAAAGACCTGGAACGCCCACTAGGTCATCTCACCTTTGTGCTGTCTGACAGCCATGGGAATAGAGCTCATGTGATCTGCATCGTCACACGCCCAGGTGAGGGCACCTCCATGCTCTGGAAGACCTTGAAGGTGCCGGGGCAGTTGTCAGTGAACGTCACTCTGATGAGCTCACTGGAGTGTGAGATTGACCGCGAGGAGCTGCAGAAGCTCTGGAGATTGATTGCCTATTACTACGAGAGTCCAGCCATATTGGAGAGGGGTGTGCGGCAAGACTACAATGATTCCAGGGCGACTTTTCAGTACTCCCAGGCAGCGAGTGAGGACTCACCGTACTTTACTGATCTAAAGGGACATTTAACAGCTGAACCAGGGTGGCTGCTGCAGCCAAAAGTTACGATTCAACTTAACAGACGCAAGACCACAACTAAAAAACTTGTCCTGGATTTTACTACTCATATCTCAGAGCACATCAGTGGCTGGGGAGAGCAAGGTACTGCCACATTCACCTGGGCAATGATAAAAAGAGGTGATCCGGGGAGAATACAGTCAGTTTTGGAAGGATCTGAAGTCAGTCTGCAGTGTAAATTGAGGAGCTCAGGAAAACAGACTGTGGAATGGATGCTGCCAGATTTATCTATTCTGAGTGAGTCCCATTCACGACTGAAGGTCTCTCAAGATGGGATACTGGTCATAGACAAAGCAAGTCTGTCTGACTCTGGGCTGTATCACTGCCTTGTACGGACCAAGACTGACATAGACATTGTTTCATTCAGGCTGACCGTGAGGGAACTCCTGCTAAGTCCCAATGCTATAAATGGCAAGCAGATGTCTGTGAACAGTGGagaatccctctctctcccttgttctGTGTCGTCAGTTAACCCCAGTATGACGGTTTGGTATCTACCCTCAAATGAAATCCTGAAGCCGTCGCCTCCGAAAGGGAGAGTCTATGTGTCGCTGAACGGTACTCTGACCATCAAAAAAGCAACCCATGAGGATGCAGGGGAGTATAGCTGTCTGGCAGCTAACCTGTATGGTGCAGACATGCTGTCTCATCTTGTTGAAATCAAAGGTAAAAGAGACTCTGAATCACCAAGTGTTAGTGAAGCTAGAGAAGAATTAACAAGTGGAGATATTCTCAAAAGCAGCAAATCATCTGAGGATGGTGAAGGTGAAGGGTCAGGATATCAAGAAATAAAATGGCCCAACCCAGTGCAGACACCACATAGGACTGGTGGACGACATAATAGCTCTCGGGGGCAGTTTAGCTACGGCAATAAAGGAAGGAGGGTCAAGGAGGGCAAAAGGAAACCTAACAAGTCTGTTAAAGAGCTTGACCCTAACCGCTGGGCTCAGATCCTGGCAAAAGCCCATGCTAAGACTCCAACT CATACCCTGAGGAAGCTGAAcatctcaaacacacagccacccTCCACTTCCACATTTCCTTGGTCTTATCTTAATCGGTTCCCTGTTTGGCCCTCAGTTCAAGGTTCTAGGCAGCATCCTTCCACTCCTGGCAGAGCCTGGAGTTACCTCCACCCCAGGGGCAGAGATGCTGGGGTCACTAACCGACCAGAAATCACTGCACTGACTGCGAAACCAACCACTTTCATCCCTGCATCAGTATCTCCTGCACAAGGCACCACCATTACGCTAACCTTGAAACCACCCCATATCAGCTCAGCCAGCAGGGACTTTTTATTGCTCTCCAGGCTCAGAAACCGATATAGACAATCTCAACTGGACGCGTACCGTCTTTCACAATTAGGAAAGATTATTACACCAAAGCCAAGGATTAATTCCCCTAATCCAAAACCCCATCAGGCTCCCTTCTCTCCAAAAACCCACAGTCCTGTAACTCCAACCTCCCTTCCATTGGCTACCAGCAGGCCTCACTCCACGCCCAGCATTCTGTACGGTAGCCGATGGCACTACAGTCACTGGGGACCAAAGAAACTCAGCACTGCTCTGCCTTTCCCAAACCTAATGGGTAATGGAGTGAAGCCAAGGATTACTTCTGTTAATGTTGTCAGTGTGTCTGCCTTGGCAGAGACAGATGTGTTCCTCCCTTGTGAATCATCAGGTGAACCCAAGCCTGCACTCTCTTGGACCAAAGTCTCAACAG GTGCTACTATTCAAGCAAGCACAAAACATGGACAAAGATTTGAAGTGCTGGAAAATGGAACATTTGTGATCAAAAATGTTCAGTTGCAGGACAGAGGCCAGTACCTGTGTACAGCACAGAATAAATTTGGGTCAGATCGTATGGTAATTACCCTTGCTGTGCTGACTCAACCTCCCAAGATTGTTCCTCCAAGCTCTAAGGACATCTCTCTGTATTTGGGAAAGTCTGTCAACCTGGACTGTTTGGCAGAGGGTAAGCCCCAAGCACAAATTTCCTGGATCCTTCCAGACAGAACATTTGTGCGGGAGGTGGGGCTTCTCAACACCGCTGCCTCACTAATGCCCAATGGCACGCTAAGGATTCACGCAGCTAATTTTTCCAGCAAAGGGGACTACAAGTGCATCGCAAGCAATGCGGCCGGTGCCGACACAGTGACATACCGTCTCCACGTCGCAGCTTTACCACCCTCGATCAATGAGGAGGCTTCAGAAAGAATTGTCATACAGCCAGGCAGAAGTGTTTATGTACACTGTAACTCAAAAGGAGAACCTATGCCTGTACTAAAGTGGAGCCTTCCCGGTGGGGTTCAGATTAAGCCTTCCCAATTCCTTGGGGCGAGGTTCTTTGTCTTTCCCAATGGAACGTTGTACATAAAAAGTGTCTCATCTACTGATTCTGGAAAGTATGAGTGTTCCGCCACCAATGCTGTGGGCTCTGCCAGGAGAGAGGTGCAGCTGGACATTAAGCAAGAGCCCTCAAGTCCCCAAAGGGGTCTGTCccagcagcacagagtcacagccATATATGGCTCCACTGTGTACTTGCACTGCCCTGagtccacaaacacacagcgtgGCGCCCTCTGGAGGCTACCCTCCAAAACACTGCTGGATTATCGTTACAG CCCTGAACGGTCTATTACTGCATTCCCGAATGGAACTCTCCGGATTCTGCAACTCACAGAGAAGGATGGAGGGAGCTACGCCTGCATGTTCCAGAGGCCGAACGGTGAGGACATGGAGCTGTTCCAGGTGGAGGTCCTCATGAAGCCGCCGAAAATAGAACACTTGGGCACGGCTCAGACGAGAGTGACGTACGGGGAGAACTTCCAAGTGGACTGCGTAGCCTCAGGTCTTCCTGATCCAGAGGTGTCCTGGAGCCTGCCAGACGGAACCATGATCAATAACGCCCTCCAATCGGATGACAGCGGGGCTCGCTCCCGCCGCTACGTCATGTTTGGGAATGGTAcactcctgctgcagcagaTGGGCAAAAAGGATGAGGGTGACTACACGTGCTACGCCAAGAACAAACTTGGAGAGGATGAAATGAAGGTTAGCATCAGAGTGGTTGTGGACTCTCCCAGGATCCTGTCCAAAGATCAGGCATCTCTCTGGGGTCGCCTTGACGAGCCTGTGCATATGAAGTGTGAAGCTAGAGGAGATCCTCCACCTACAATAATATGGCTCTCCCCAAGCAATGAAATAATTTCCTCCTCTTCTAAGTACCAAATCTTGGGAGATGGTACTCTGGTAATCAGGAAAGTGAGTGTTGCTGACCGGGGGAAGTATGCTTGTGTAGCCAGGAACTCGGCGGGAGAtgacataaaaaatgtgaaactggAAGTGGAGGCCAGAGAGCCTCAGATAAATGGACAAAGGGGAAGTACCACTGTAAAGGGTCTGGTGGTTTCTTATCAGACAATGCTGCTGGACTGCATAGCGGAAGGCATGCCAGAGCCACGCATCACCTGGACCACTCCCTATGGCATGTCACTGCCCACACCGTACCTGGGCGGCAGGTTCCAAGTCCACAGAAATGGGACTTTGGAGTTGCGTGGCTTGAGGAAGACTGACGAGGGTAAGTTTGTCTGCCTTGCAAAAAACAACCTAGGGGAAGCAAGCCTCGAGATTGACCTTGAAGTGGCCCCTCTAGCAGAAAAGCCAAGCTTTCTGGTACCAAACATTGAAGTTTTGCCCCTCAAGTTAGACAGCAGCGAAGTCACTCTCGAATGTCATGCCCGAGGCAAGCCAATGCCGGAGTTTGTGTGGGTGCTGCCAAATAGCACCGTACTGACCCCCGGCACAAAACTTCAGCGTTTCCTTCACTATCCAGTCAATGGGACATTGCGCATATTCCAACCGGTAACTAGTGACAAGGGTGTTTATCGTTGCTTAGCTAAAAATGTGGCTGGACAAGCTGAGAAACGCTACGCTCTCGAACCAGGGAGAAAGCCCCAGATCCGTGGAACATCAGGACCCATGAAGATTTCATTCGGACAGAGTCTAAACCTACCCTGCTCTGTCGATGGCTGGCCACAGGCTACCATCTCCTGGACTCTCCCCAGTGGTCTGATCCTGGACAAGCCTCAAGTCGTTGGAAGAGTAACATATTTAGCAAATGGCACACTTCAGCTCAGAGAGACGGCCACATTTGACAGAGGAACCTACATTTGCAAGGCCACCAATACGTTTGGGTCGTCAACGCTGTCCTACCCAGTTACGGTAATGGTGTACCCTCCACGTATCACCAATGCACCACCATCCATAACAAAGGTGAACAGAGGATCACCAGTAAAGCTCAGCTGTGTTGCTGCAGGCATTCCCAAACCTGACATTTCATGGACTCTTCCTGGACGCACCACGCTTGTTCCCAGCAACCGTTTTGCGGCACAGGGGGGTGTTCACATGACGGTGGAAGGCAGCCTAGTCATACAAAACCCAGTGCTCATGAACTCAGGGAtttataaatgcaatgcaaaaaatgcTCTCGGAACGGACTTCAAAGCAACATACCTTCAAGTGATATGA
- the rab33a gene encoding ras-related protein Rab-33A: MANESLANGGGTSHSKNTNLTSSMELSTSLDQSVQTRIFKIIVIGDSNVGKTCLTFRFTGGSFPEKTEATIGVDFREKAVEIEGEKIKVQVWDTAGQERFRKSMVEHYYRNVHAVVFVYDVTKMASFQNLKTWIQECNGHRVSPAVPRVLVGNKCDLVDQIQVPSNMALKFADAHNMLLFETSAKDPKESQNVDSIFMCLACRLKAQKSLLYRDVEREDGRVRLSQEPSTKNTCPC, translated from the exons ATGGCAAATGAATCTCTTGCAAATGGGGGAGGAACAAGTCATTCCAAAAACACGAACCTTACCTCTTCGATGGAACTGAGTACATCCTTAGACCAAAGTGTTCAAACCCGAATATTCAAAATTATTGTGATCGGAGACTCTAATGTGGGGAAAACCTGCTTAACCTTCCGCTTCACCGGTGGGAGCTTTCCGGAGAAGACAGAGGCGACTATCGGTGTGGATTTCAGGGAGAAAGCTGTGGAGATCGAGGGCGAAAAAATCAAG GTTCAAGTGTGGGACACAGCTGGACAGGAGCGGTTCCGGAAAAGCATGGTAGAGCACTACTACCGCAACGTGCATGCTGTGGTCTTCGTCTATGATGTCACCAAGATGGCCTCCTTCCAGAATCTGAAAACCTGGATCCAGGAGTGCAACGGGCATCGCGTATCGCCTGCTGTGCCCCGGGTCTTGGTGGGCAATAAGTGTGACCTTGTCGACCAGATCCAGGTTCCCTCCAACATGGCGCTCAAGTTTGCTGACGCCCACaacatgctgctgtttgagACCTCAGCCAAGGACCCCAAGGAGAGCCAAAATGTTGACTCCATTTTTATGTGCCTGGCCTGTAGGCTGAAAGCCCAGAAGTCCTTGCTCTACAGGGATGTTGAGAGAGAGGATGGCAGAGTGAGGCTCTCCCAAGAGCCGAGTACCAAAAACACCTGCCCATGCTAA